One genomic region from Antedon mediterranea chromosome 3, ecAntMedi1.1, whole genome shotgun sequence encodes:
- the LOC140043936 gene encoding uncharacterized protein: protein MNEHIHPTGMGDMMKANNSWNTSREGATMNDHTNEHGSSESHNIHGHASTFHFSLEIPVYLFENWTIDTTTDFILALLLAIILSISFEIFKRLRQNGLNKLQVYQQRLKLLRLRGKKTKHLLNACEVRDTSTRSADDFQSRRVLSENLQMKTTFKSLSLDKCDRWTAVRFDTLHSEPTFTEQTLHRKLIIIHILLSFLNCIKLVIGYVLMLIVMTFNGWMFICVVITAAVGYFVLEARPPYNTEALPDSNRPMRRMMNAETVPLQMRSSISTEV from the exons ATGAATGAACACATCCATCCTACAGGTATGGGTGATATGATGAAGGCGAACAATTCCTGGAATACGTCTAGGGAGGGTGCAACGATGAACGACCATACAAATGAGCACGGTAGCAGTGAGAGTCACAACATACACGGCCATGCG TCAACGTTTCACTTTTCGTTAGAAATTCCTGTTTATCTATTTGAAAATTGGACGATAGACACAACTACAG aTTTCATTTTAGCATTATTACTTGCAATAATTCTAAGCATATCGTTCGAAATATTTAAACGTTTACGTCAAAATGGACTGAATAAATTACAGGTGTATCAGCAACGTCTTAAATTATTACGTCTCCGAGGAAAGAAAACTAAGCACTTACTAAACGCATGCGAAGTGCGTGACACAAGTACGCGCTCCGCCGATGATTTTCAATCACGCCGTGTTTTAAGTGAAAATTTACAGATGAAAACAACTTTTAAAAGTCTTTCGTTGGATAAGTGTGACCGATGGACTGCAGTGAGATTTGATACTTTACACAGTGAACCTACCTTTACTGAACAAACTCTTCATAGAAAACT AATTATCATACACATCCTTCTATCTTTTCTGAATTGCATAAAACTAGTCATTGGATATGTACTCATGTTAATTGTAATGACTTTTAACGGTTGGATGTTCATCTGTGTCGTCATCACAGCGGCAGTTGGTTATTTTGTTCTAGAGGCCCGACCACCGTACAATACGGAAGCTTTACCAGATTCCAATAGGCCTATGCGCCGTATGATGAACGCGGAAACGGTCCCGTTACAGATGCGTTCAAGTATTTCAACGGAAGTATga
- the LOC140045450 gene encoding calpain-1 catalytic subunit-like: MGTSCSKGSSKPLDPQEKEAALKYKELLDRLVDDEECPSDIPVEELEHSPHPDGNLVFGTTENYEEFLKEVQKTCCNGKLFEDDVFPADSFSMYFVDRDSNVAGVEWKRPMELCDDPLLQVDGISRDDVIQGSLSDCWFLAACAGVAKNKDLISKIVSGDQPLHGDGYCGIVNFRFWRFGSWVDVIIDDRLPTVDGKLLYAHSSNTNEFWPALIEKAYAKLNGAYDGLNGGQASDAMVDLTGGLAEVFQLKPDTGTDLEVFRSLCKGSKCNAFMTCSKKGAWQLANADEQGIVSGHSYSITAVKWVTFLNDSQGALLRVRNPWGNSTEWTGDFSDGSNSWDRVKPDDKKALDLQDKDDGEFWISFQDFCNEFTRVIVCRLAENKLDTDISTLHSAFIHGSWVKGVTAGGSRNNIDSFMMNKQYILTVTEADDWNSEEDTSAKWGRCSVIISLLQEYRSSKKDYMAKKDNIGFVLYKSTEENGKRLSKDDILYTQDIGTSGSYINRREVNHQFDLDPGDYIIIPSTFHPGEVSSFILRLFSEKHITIKLAE, from the exons ATGGGGACATCCTGCAGCAAGGGATCATCAAAGCCCCTTGACCCCCAAGAAAAAGAAGCAGCCCTGAAATATAAAGAACTTCTAGACAGACTCGTTGATGATGAGGAATGCCCAAGTGATATACCTGTAGAAGAGTTGGAACATTCTCCGCATCCAGATGGAAATTTAGTCTTTGGTACTACAGag AACTATGAAGAATTTTTAAAGGAAGTACAGAAAACATGTTGCAACGGTAAACTATTTGAGGATGATGTTTTTCCTGCGGACTCCTTTTCTATGTACTTTGTCGATCGAGATTCAAATGTTGCTGGCGTTGAATGGAAACGACCAATG GAACTCTGTGATGATCCACTACTGCAGGTGGATGGAATCAGTAGAGATGATGTGATACAGGGAAGCCTCAGTGATTGCTGGTTTCTTGCAGCATGTGCAGGAGTTGCAAAAAATAAAGACTTAATCTCAAAG ATTGTTAGTGGAGACCAGCCTTTACATGGAGATGGGTATTGTGGGATAGTTAATTTTCGTTTCTGGCGTTTTGGAAGCTGGGTTGATGTCATAATCGATGACAGACTACCAACAGTGGATGGAAAACTTCTCTATGCACATTCAAGTAATACTAATGAGTTCTGGCCAGCACTTATTGAAAAGGCCTATGCAAA gtTGAATGGAGCATATGATGGACTGAATGGAGGGCAGGCCTCTGATGCTATGGTTGATTTGACAGGAGGCCTGGCTGAAGTGTTTCAACTTAAACCTGATACTGGTACCGACTTAGAAGTATTCAGGTCACTCTGCAAAGGCAGTAAATGCAATGCTTTTATGACTTGCTCTAAAAAG GGAGCTTGGCAACTTGCCAATGCTGATGAACAAGGAATAGTGTCCGGTCATTCATATTCCATTACCGCAGTGAAGTGGGTTACCTTTTTGAACGATAGCCAGGGGGCGCTGTTAAGAGTACGTAACCCCTGGGGAAACTCAACCGAATGGACAGGAGACTTCAGTGATgg GTCCAATTCGTGGGACAGAGTAAAGCCTGATGACAAAAAAGCTCTAGATCTCCAAGATAAAGATGATGGTGAATTTTG GATTTCATTTCAAGACTTTTGCAATGAATTTACTAGAGTCATTGTGTGCAGACTGGCTGAAAACAAACTAGATACAGACA TTAGTACACTACATTCCGCATTCATCCATGGATCCTGGGTGAAAGGTGTAACTGCTGGTGGTTCTAGAAATAATATAGATTCATTTATGATGAATAAACAGTATATTTTGACAGTTACAGAGGCAG ATGATTGGAACTCTGAAGAGGATACTTCAGCAAAATGGGGGCGCTGTTCTGTTATTATTTCATTGCTGCAAGAGTATCGAAGCTCAAAAAAGGATTACATGGCAAAGAAGGACAACATCGGCTTTGTTTTATACAAG TCTACAGAGGAAAATGGTAAAAGACTGAGTAAAGATGACATCCTGTACACGCAGGACATCGGCACATCAGGTTCGTACATCAACCGTCGAGAGGTAAATCATCAGTTTGATCTTGATCCTGGTGATTACATCATCATTCCGTCAACATTTCACCCCGGTGAGGTGTCATCCTTCATCTTAAGACTCTTCTCTGAGAAACACATCACAATCAA GCTTGCTGAGTAA